From Arcticibacter tournemirensis, one genomic window encodes:
- a CDS encoding TerC family protein, producing MEILATPEIWISLITLTVLEIVLGIDNIIFISILSGKLPLHQQKKARQLGLALAMITRVLLLLSLTWIMKLTTPLFNVGEWIGIANEEWLEKMAISGRDLILIIGGLFLIYKSTSEIHEKLEGEDHQQESKTVKSFSGVIIQILLLDIVFSLDSVITAVGMADEVLVMIAAVVIAVCVMMLSASGISRFVNNHPTVKMLALSFLLLIGVSLLAEGFEQHIPKGYIYFAMAFSVLVEMLNLKMKASSAKPVHLRNLPDESNTAPEQNK from the coding sequence ATGGAAATATTAGCTACCCCCGAAATATGGATTTCGCTCATCACCCTTACGGTGCTTGAGATTGTGTTAGGAATTGATAACATTATTTTTATATCGATTCTTTCAGGTAAGCTTCCTTTGCATCAACAAAAGAAAGCCCGGCAGTTGGGTTTAGCACTTGCCATGATTACCCGTGTGTTGTTGTTGTTATCATTAACCTGGATCATGAAGCTAACGACGCCCCTTTTTAATGTTGGTGAATGGATTGGGATAGCAAACGAAGAGTGGCTGGAAAAGATGGCGATTTCGGGGCGTGATTTGATCCTGATTATAGGAGGTCTGTTCCTAATTTACAAGAGTACCAGTGAAATTCACGAGAAACTCGAAGGAGAAGATCATCAGCAGGAGTCAAAAACCGTGAAGTCTTTCTCGGGAGTAATTATTCAGATTCTGCTTCTTGATATTGTGTTCTCTCTTGATTCTGTGATAACAGCAGTCGGAATGGCCGATGAAGTATTGGTAATGATCGCGGCTGTTGTAATTGCTGTGTGCGTAATGATGCTTTCAGCCAGCGGCATCAGCCGGTTTGTAAATAATCATCCTACGGTTAAAATGCTCGCATTGTCATTCCTGTTGCTGATAGGCGTGTCTTTGCTGGCTGAAGGCTTTGAACAGCACATACCCAAGGGATATATTTATTTTGCTATGGCTTTCTCTGTTCTGGTCGAGATGCTGAATCTGAAAATGAAAGCAAGCTCAGCCAAGCCGGTCCATTTAAGGAACCTGCCTGATGAGAGTAATACGGCGCCTGAACAGAATAAATAA
- the carB gene encoding carbamoyl-phosphate synthase large subunit: MPKDSSIKSVLIIGSGPIIIGQACEFDYSGSQAALSLKEEGIEVSIINSNPATIMTDKVIADHVYLRPLNCQSIETILQEQKIDAVLPTMGGQTALNLCKEAEELGIWEKYGVKVIGVDVAAIEKTENREEFRQLMIDIGVGIANSRIANSFLEGKEAAQEIGFPLVIRPSYTLGGTGGGFVHKKEEFDAALSRGLQASPTHEVLVEQAVLGWKEFELELLRDNKDNVIIICSIENFDPMGIHTGDSITVAPAMTLSDRCYQEMRNQAIKMMRAIGNFAGGCNVQFSVNPADESIIAIEINPRVSRSSALASKATGYPIAKIAAKLAIGFNLDEIENQITKTTSAYFEPTLDYVIVKVPRWNFDKFKGANKELGLQMKSVGEVMAIGRTFIEALQKATQSLEIGRAGLGADGRQNRNLEEIMHGLEHPTWNRVFLIKDAMSLGVPIESIRKVTRIDKWFLVQIQELVILEQELKRYSLNNIPKDFFLTLKQKGFSDIQIAWLLGNVTEDEVYDRRKELGIKRVYKMVDTCAAEFQAQTPYYYSTFEDENESQVSDKKKIIVLGSGPNRIGQGIEFDYSCVHGLLAAKESGYESIMINCNPETVSTDFNMADKLYFEPVFWEHVREIIEHEKPEGVIVQLGGQTALKMAEKLHEKGIKIIGTTFNDMDIAEDRGRFSDLLKDLGIPYPKYGVAESAEEAIEVAHQVGYPVLVRPSYVLGGQGMSIVINDDDLEKAVVKLLGDLPGNRVLIDHFLDRAEEAESDSICDGEDVHIIGLMEHIEPAGIHSGDSSAVLPPFNLSENVIRQMEEYTVKLAKSLNVRGLLNIQFAIKQEKVYVIEANPRASRTVPFIAKAYDVPYINIAAKIMLGVNKLKDFNIERKLVGYAIKEPVFSFDKFPDVDKQLGPEMKSTGEAIRFITGVDDPYFVKLYKEKSMYLSK, from the coding sequence ATGCCAAAAGATTCTTCAATTAAATCAGTCCTGATCATTGGTTCAGGACCAATTATTATCGGCCAGGCCTGCGAATTTGACTATTCGGGCTCACAAGCTGCTCTGTCACTTAAAGAGGAAGGGATTGAAGTTTCTATCATCAATTCCAATCCGGCTACTATTATGACGGATAAGGTGATTGCCGACCATGTTTATCTTCGTCCTTTAAATTGCCAAAGCATTGAAACAATCCTTCAGGAACAGAAGATTGACGCTGTTCTTCCTACAATGGGGGGGCAAACGGCCCTGAACCTTTGCAAGGAGGCTGAGGAGCTGGGCATCTGGGAAAAGTATGGCGTAAAGGTGATCGGGGTCGACGTTGCGGCTATCGAGAAAACGGAAAACCGTGAGGAATTTCGCCAGCTGATGATCGATATTGGGGTAGGCATTGCGAACTCAAGAATCGCTAACTCCTTCCTTGAAGGAAAAGAAGCAGCACAGGAGATAGGATTCCCGCTTGTAATCCGTCCGTCTTACACCTTAGGTGGTACAGGCGGTGGTTTTGTTCACAAAAAAGAAGAGTTCGATGCAGCGTTGAGCCGTGGACTGCAGGCTTCGCCTACGCATGAGGTGCTGGTAGAACAGGCCGTGCTTGGCTGGAAAGAGTTCGAGCTTGAACTTTTGCGCGACAATAAAGACAATGTTATTATCATTTGTTCTATTGAGAACTTCGATCCTATGGGGATCCATACTGGCGATTCCATTACGGTAGCGCCAGCAATGACGCTTAGTGACCGCTGTTATCAGGAGATGCGAAATCAGGCTATCAAAATGATGCGCGCTATCGGCAACTTTGCGGGAGGCTGTAATGTTCAGTTCTCTGTTAACCCTGCCGACGAATCGATCATTGCTATTGAGATCAACCCCCGGGTATCTCGCTCGTCTGCCCTTGCATCGAAAGCAACGGGATATCCTATTGCCAAAATAGCTGCTAAACTGGCTATCGGCTTCAATCTCGATGAAATTGAGAATCAAATCACCAAAACCACTTCTGCATATTTCGAACCTACACTCGACTATGTAATCGTTAAAGTTCCGCGCTGGAACTTTGATAAGTTTAAGGGTGCCAATAAAGAACTTGGCCTTCAGATGAAATCGGTAGGCGAGGTGATGGCAATAGGCCGTACATTCATAGAAGCTCTTCAAAAAGCAACTCAAAGTCTCGAAATAGGCCGTGCGGGATTAGGGGCGGATGGCAGGCAGAATCGTAACCTTGAAGAAATAATGCACGGGCTGGAGCATCCAACATGGAACCGCGTGTTCCTCATCAAAGATGCAATGAGTCTTGGTGTTCCGATCGAGTCGATACGCAAAGTAACAAGAATAGATAAATGGTTCCTTGTACAGATCCAGGAGCTGGTAATTCTAGAGCAGGAGCTTAAGCGTTATTCTCTGAATAACATCCCTAAAGACTTTTTCCTGACACTGAAGCAAAAAGGTTTTTCAGACATACAGATAGCATGGCTCTTAGGTAATGTAACCGAAGATGAAGTATACGATCGGAGGAAAGAGCTCGGCATTAAACGGGTTTATAAGATGGTCGACACCTGCGCCGCTGAATTCCAGGCGCAAACTCCATACTATTACTCCACTTTCGAAGATGAGAACGAGTCGCAGGTAAGTGATAAAAAGAAGATCATCGTGCTTGGCTCAGGGCCTAACCGGATCGGACAAGGTATAGAATTCGATTATTCCTGCGTTCATGGCTTACTTGCGGCAAAAGAATCGGGTTACGAATCTATCATGATTAATTGTAACCCTGAAACAGTGTCAACAGACTTCAACATGGCTGATAAGCTGTATTTCGAGCCGGTTTTCTGGGAACACGTAAGAGAGATCATCGAGCATGAAAAACCCGAAGGCGTGATCGTTCAGCTGGGTGGTCAGACAGCTCTAAAAATGGCTGAAAAGCTTCATGAAAAGGGTATCAAGATCATCGGCACTACCTTCAATGATATGGACATTGCCGAGGACAGGGGTCGTTTTTCTGATCTGCTGAAAGATCTCGGCATTCCATACCCTAAATACGGTGTTGCCGAAAGTGCCGAAGAAGCTATTGAAGTGGCTCATCAGGTTGGCTACCCTGTGTTGGTAAGGCCTAGCTATGTCCTTGGAGGCCAGGGAATGAGCATTGTAATAAATGATGACGACCTTGAAAAAGCAGTAGTTAAACTATTAGGCGACCTTCCTGGAAACCGCGTACTGATTGATCATTTCCTTGACCGGGCGGAAGAAGCCGAATCAGACTCTATCTGCGATGGTGAGGATGTTCATATTATTGGTTTAATGGAACACATAGAGCCTGCGGGAATACACTCCGGCGACTCCAGCGCTGTTCTGCCTCCGTTCAACCTGTCGGAAAACGTGATCCGCCAAATGGAGGAATATACAGTTAAACTCGCAAAGTCGTTAAACGTACGCGGTCTGCTCAATATCCAGTTTGCTATAAAGCAGGAAAAAGTATATGTTATTGAGGCAAATCCACGCGCTTCGAGAACAGTACCTTTCATTGCGAAAGCATATGATGTTCCTTACATCAATATAGCTGCAAAGATCATGCTTGGAGTTAATAAACTTAAAGACTTCAACATCGAAAGGAAACTGGTAGGATATGCTATTAAAGAACCGGTGTTCTCTTTCGATAAATTCCCTGATGTAGACAAACAACTGGGTCCGGAAATGAAATCTACCGGCGAAGCTATCCGCTTTATAACGGGGGTCGATGATCCTTACTTTGTGAAGCTATACAAGGAAAAGTCGATGTACCTGAGTAAGTAG
- a CDS encoding Rne/Rng family ribonuclease, whose amino-acid sequence MVKELIINSSPSGVTIALLQDKQLVELHAEHINNNYAVGDIYLGRIKKIMPGLNAAFVDVGYEKDAFLHYLDLGPQVLSLIKLTKIVKNGSYKDKLLNSFKLEEDINKSGKISEVLNRNMLLPVQIAKEPISTKGPRLSSDLSIAGRFVVLVPFSDSISISKKIKSNTERNRLKKIVESIKPKSFGVIIRTVSEGKGVTELQKDLLDLIARWETFSKRLSTTEPSKIVLGEMGRTSTILRDLLNADFTNIHVNDTSIYEEIRSYVQGISPELEKIVKLYKHREPIFEHFGVEKQIKGAFGRTVNLAGGAYLVIEHTEALHVVDVNSGNRTANPENQEENAFQVNKEAAREIARQLRLRDMGGIVVVDFIDMHKPNNRKELFDYLKQQMALDRAKHTILPPSKFGLVQITRQRVRPEMNIVTNEKCPACNGTGEIKASIILMDDIESNLTYILNEQNEKSVTLCVHPYIEAYIKKGFISRQWKWFFNFGKWITVKAIPSYYLTEFHFLNSKEEEIKL is encoded by the coding sequence TTGGTAAAGGAATTAATAATCAATTCAAGCCCCAGTGGGGTGACTATAGCTTTACTGCAAGACAAGCAACTCGTAGAACTTCACGCAGAGCACATTAACAACAACTATGCTGTTGGAGATATTTACCTGGGCCGGATAAAGAAAATTATGCCCGGGTTAAATGCTGCTTTTGTAGATGTAGGCTACGAAAAAGACGCTTTCCTGCACTATCTTGACCTGGGGCCTCAGGTATTGTCGCTGATTAAGCTGACCAAGATTGTAAAGAATGGCAGTTATAAAGATAAACTGCTGAATAGTTTTAAGCTGGAAGAAGATATCAATAAATCCGGCAAGATCTCTGAAGTTCTGAACCGCAACATGCTGTTGCCTGTGCAGATCGCGAAAGAGCCAATTTCAACTAAAGGCCCGCGCTTAAGCTCTGATCTTTCCATTGCGGGAAGGTTTGTTGTTCTGGTGCCTTTCTCCGACTCTATATCCATATCAAAAAAGATTAAGAGTAACACTGAAAGGAATCGCTTAAAAAAGATAGTTGAAAGTATTAAACCGAAGAGTTTCGGAGTAATTATCCGTACTGTTTCCGAAGGGAAAGGTGTCACCGAGCTTCAAAAAGATCTCCTTGATCTGATAGCGCGCTGGGAAACTTTTTCCAAACGGTTGAGTACAACCGAGCCTTCGAAGATAGTATTAGGTGAAATGGGCAGAACATCCACTATTCTCCGGGATCTTCTTAACGCCGATTTCACGAATATTCATGTTAATGATACCAGTATTTATGAAGAAATACGTTCTTACGTTCAGGGGATCTCTCCCGAACTTGAGAAGATTGTAAAACTTTATAAGCACCGGGAACCCATATTTGAACATTTTGGAGTTGAGAAACAAATAAAGGGAGCTTTTGGTCGTACTGTTAACCTCGCAGGAGGGGCTTATCTGGTTATTGAACATACCGAAGCTCTTCACGTCGTTGACGTAAACAGTGGTAACAGAACAGCTAATCCTGAAAACCAGGAAGAAAATGCATTTCAGGTAAACAAGGAAGCAGCAAGGGAGATCGCCAGGCAACTTCGTTTGCGCGATATGGGGGGCATTGTAGTGGTCGATTTTATCGATATGCATAAGCCTAATAACCGCAAAGAGCTTTTCGATTATCTGAAGCAGCAAATGGCGCTTGATCGTGCGAAGCACACAATATTGCCTCCGAGCAAATTCGGCCTTGTACAGATTACAAGGCAACGCGTTCGTCCTGAGATGAACATAGTAACAAATGAAAAATGCCCTGCTTGTAACGGTACCGGAGAAATCAAGGCAAGCATCATTTTGATGGACGACATTGAGAGCAATCTCACCTATATTCTGAATGAGCAGAATGAGAAGAGTGTGACACTTTGTGTACATCCTTATATTGAAGCCTATATCAAGAAGGGCTTTATCTCCAGACAGTGGAAATGGTTCTTTAACTTTGGCAAATGGATCACTGTTAAAGCTATTCCATCGTATTACCTTACTGAATTCCACTTCCTCAACTCCAAAGAGGAAGAGATCAAATTATAA
- a CDS encoding HU family DNA-binding protein, with product MTKAEIIAEISSKTGIEKLDVQEAVEAFFKVIKNSMVNGENVYVRGFGSFVVKKRATKTARNISKNTAIIIPEHFVPSFKPAKVFVEKVKNGNVTKLAAAAEEAKTATEA from the coding sequence ATGACTAAGGCAGAAATTATCGCAGAGATCTCCAGCAAAACCGGTATCGAAAAGTTAGATGTACAGGAAGCGGTAGAGGCGTTTTTTAAAGTGATAAAGAATTCAATGGTTAATGGTGAAAACGTATATGTGCGCGGTTTTGGGAGCTTTGTTGTAAAGAAAAGAGCAACAAAGACAGCTCGTAACATTTCAAAAAATACAGCCATTATTATCCCCGAACATTTTGTTCCAAGCTTCAAACCCGCCAAGGTGTTTGTTGAAAAAGTTAAAAACGGAAACGTTACAAAATTAGCAGCTGCGGCTGAAGAAGCAAAAACAGCTACAGAAGCATAG
- the radA gene encoding DNA repair protein RadA, with the protein MAKTKSAYFCQSCGYESAKWLGKCPSCNQWNTFVEEVIQKPGNAAPDWKVSPSGSRVTRPTAIHEIVYTEENRLVTPDSEFNRVLGGGIVPGSLVLIGGEPGIGKSTLMLQLTLNLPNLRVLYVSGEESEHQIKMRAERLSSGSAGGDVYILTETSTQNIFKQIEALEPQLVIVDSIQTLYSAHIESTPGSVSQVRECTAELLRFAKETSTPVFLIGHITKDGAIAGPKILEHMVDTVLQFEGDRHHVYRILRAVKNRFGSASELGIYEMQGNGLREVSNPSEILLSQRDEQLSGITISAMLEGARPMLIETQALVSSSAYGTPQRSATGFDTRRMNMLLAVLEKRCGFRLSAKDVFLNIAGGLRVEDPAVDLGIIVAIISSHEDIPVSSKICFASEVGLSGEIRAVNRIEQRIAEAQKLGFEQIYISKYNQKGLDTSRYTIEIKSVSKIEEVFGSLFG; encoded by the coding sequence TTGGCCAAGACGAAATCAGCATATTTTTGCCAAAGCTGTGGATATGAGTCGGCGAAGTGGCTTGGAAAATGCCCTTCCTGCAACCAGTGGAATACCTTTGTTGAAGAAGTGATTCAAAAGCCCGGAAATGCAGCTCCCGACTGGAAAGTCAGTCCTTCAGGCTCCCGGGTGACACGACCTACAGCGATACATGAAATTGTATATACAGAAGAAAACCGGCTTGTTACTCCTGATAGTGAATTTAACAGGGTATTAGGCGGGGGAATCGTTCCTGGCTCCCTGGTATTAATAGGGGGTGAGCCGGGCATAGGGAAATCGACGCTGATGCTGCAACTGACCCTTAATCTGCCAAATTTAAGGGTTCTTTACGTTTCTGGGGAAGAAAGCGAACATCAGATAAAGATGCGCGCAGAGCGGCTGTCGTCTGGTTCGGCAGGAGGCGATGTCTATATACTCACAGAAACCTCTACTCAGAATATATTTAAACAGATAGAAGCTCTTGAGCCGCAGCTTGTGATAGTTGACTCCATCCAGACCCTATATTCTGCTCATATAGAATCAACTCCCGGCAGCGTATCGCAGGTCCGTGAATGTACCGCCGAGCTTCTGCGTTTTGCTAAGGAAACTTCCACTCCCGTTTTTTTAATTGGCCACATTACTAAAGATGGCGCTATTGCCGGACCTAAAATACTGGAGCATATGGTGGATACCGTTCTTCAGTTTGAGGGCGACAGGCATCATGTATATCGTATATTACGCGCTGTTAAGAATCGATTTGGATCGGCATCAGAACTCGGTATTTATGAGATGCAGGGTAATGGTTTACGTGAAGTATCTAACCCCTCGGAGATATTGCTTTCGCAAAGGGATGAGCAGCTGAGTGGCATTACAATATCGGCCATGCTTGAAGGCGCCAGGCCGATGCTCATCGAAACCCAGGCCCTGGTAAGTTCATCTGCATATGGTACCCCTCAGCGTTCTGCCACAGGCTTTGATACCAGAAGGATGAATATGCTGCTTGCAGTACTCGAAAAGCGTTGTGGTTTTCGGTTAAGTGCTAAAGATGTCTTTCTGAATATTGCCGGAGGGTTAAGAGTAGAAGATCCAGCAGTAGATCTGGGTATTATTGTTGCCATTATCTCATCTCATGAAGACATTCCCGTGTCTTCTAAAATCTGTTTTGCATCCGAAGTAGGCTTGTCGGGAGAAATAAGGGCGGTAAATCGCATCGAGCAGCGTATCGCTGAAGCACAGAAACTGGGCTTCGAACAAATCTATATTTCTAAGTACAACCAAAAGGGACTTGACACTTCGCGATATACAATCGAGATTAAAAGTGTATCAAAGATAGAGGAGGTGTTTGGGAGTTTATTTGGGTAA
- a CDS encoding energy transducer TonB translates to MKKILILGLFISTAAFGQNKQETFFLKDNGEQVKKKEKADFIRIVEEPDSGSVLYSVNEYYPDNSKKRTGLASKIDPSLVFEGEVTSYYRNGKKKEVTNYQNGRRVGNASFYYQNGQLREVVEIIPGTGKPGSTNDYTRERQRLISFFDSTGAQLVKDGTGAIKRFNDKNEVTEEGSYIEGEKDGIWKGRVGRSTYEETYEKGKFVQGVSKDEQGITNQYKELEKMPDYPGGIKEFYYYVGNNFSYPAEARKKGVSGRLIMGFVVEKDGRLSNIKIIRDLGAGTGSEAIRMLRSSPKWLPGQQHGIPVRVQYTLPIMLNLEPSGR, encoded by the coding sequence ATGAAGAAAATCCTTATCCTCGGTTTGTTTATCAGCACCGCTGCCTTCGGCCAAAACAAACAAGAAACCTTTTTTCTAAAAGACAACGGTGAGCAAGTAAAGAAAAAAGAGAAGGCCGACTTTATACGGATCGTAGAAGAGCCTGATTCTGGCTCGGTGCTTTATAGTGTGAATGAATATTATCCGGATAATTCTAAGAAACGAACGGGACTTGCATCAAAGATTGATCCCTCACTTGTATTTGAAGGAGAGGTTACTTCGTATTACCGAAATGGTAAAAAGAAAGAGGTTACTAACTACCAAAACGGCCGCCGGGTAGGTAATGCGTCCTTCTATTATCAAAACGGCCAGTTACGGGAAGTCGTTGAAATCATTCCGGGAACGGGCAAGCCAGGGTCGACTAATGATTACACACGTGAAAGACAAAGGCTCATTAGTTTCTTCGATTCTACCGGTGCTCAATTAGTAAAAGATGGCACAGGCGCCATCAAACGTTTTAATGACAAGAATGAAGTAACTGAGGAAGGCAGCTACATTGAAGGAGAAAAAGATGGAATTTGGAAAGGGCGCGTCGGAAGGTCAACTTATGAGGAAACCTATGAAAAGGGCAAGTTCGTCCAGGGTGTATCAAAAGATGAACAAGGAATTACCAATCAATATAAAGAATTAGAAAAGATGCCTGATTATCCAGGAGGTATCAAAGAATTTTACTATTATGTCGGAAACAACTTTTCTTACCCAGCGGAAGCACGAAAGAAGGGGGTAAGCGGAAGACTTATAATGGGTTTTGTTGTAGAAAAAGATGGTAGGCTTTCTAATATTAAAATAATAAGGGATCTGGGAGCAGGCACCGGCTCTGAAGCCATAAGAATGCTGAGAAGTTCGCCAAAATGGCTTCCGGGCCAGCAGCATGGTATACCGGTCAGAGTACAATATACTCTACCTATCATGCTAAACCTGGAACCGTCGGGCCGCTAA
- a CDS encoding tetratricopeptide repeat protein — MMIKRKQIAVIGLVVVLMGLLLSLDIKGLVKEEGQHSGEAATSASQATVVSLESVSNTAKQSITPDFSRQISELESQLKNAGESEKLKLQKQLAQKWDDLNQPAPAAFYFEQLAKASNQYSEWLKSGDLFTNAYQTTQDSLIQPGLVAKAIESYQKALELQPASLEAKTGLGVAYVNDSSNPMQGIQLLLGVVKEDPSNIKANMSLGLFSIKSGQFDKAVNRFKTVIAQQQIPDAWFYLATCYENLGEKSEAIAAFEKSKELAADPGFSAYIDKRIKELKN, encoded by the coding sequence ATGATGATCAAAAGAAAGCAAATAGCGGTAATAGGATTAGTAGTAGTACTAATGGGCCTTTTGCTTTCTCTTGATATCAAAGGATTGGTAAAAGAAGAAGGACAGCATTCGGGAGAAGCTGCTACTAGTGCCTCTCAGGCGACGGTAGTTTCTCTCGAAAGTGTGTCAAATACTGCCAAGCAGTCGATCACTCCTGATTTTTCCCGTCAGATATCAGAGCTGGAAAGCCAACTGAAAAATGCCGGAGAATCCGAGAAACTGAAATTGCAAAAACAGCTCGCTCAGAAATGGGATGACCTGAATCAGCCTGCTCCCGCGGCATTTTACTTCGAACAACTCGCTAAAGCCAGTAATCAATATTCTGAATGGCTAAAGTCAGGCGACTTGTTTACAAATGCCTACCAAACTACTCAGGACAGCCTTATTCAACCCGGTCTTGTAGCAAAAGCGATCGAATCATATCAGAAAGCGTTAGAATTGCAGCCCGCTAGTCTGGAAGCAAAGACAGGCCTCGGTGTTGCGTATGTAAACGACAGCTCTAACCCAATGCAAGGCATTCAGCTTCTGCTGGGGGTAGTGAAAGAGGATCCTTCAAATATCAAGGCCAACATGAGTCTTGGTTTATTTTCAATCAAGTCTGGTCAATTCGATAAGGCCGTTAATCGGTTCAAGACAGTTATTGCTCAGCAACAGATTCCTGATGCGTGGTTCTACCTGGCTACCTGCTATGAAAACTTAGGTGAAAAAAGCGAAGCTATCGCCGCTTTTGAGAAAAGTAAGGAGCTTGCTGCAGATCCTGGTTTTTCAGCTTACATCGACAAAAGGATCAAGGAATTAAAGAATTAA
- a CDS encoding AAA family ATPase, whose product MENTENIKKIAIVGPESTGKSTIAAQLAAHYNTVWVPEYAREYCSKLTEPCTWQDEINMFRGQLDLENQLLGSANKLLICDTTFITVKIWSDYMFGKAPEEVLYKLPRHPYDFYLLMDIDLPWMDDPLRDFPHLREYFMDVWHKELRELNASYVVVSGSSDTRVNNAIAAVDKYLHC is encoded by the coding sequence GTGGAAAACACAGAAAATATAAAGAAGATAGCTATAGTTGGCCCTGAATCGACGGGCAAGTCGACCATCGCGGCCCAACTCGCGGCCCATTATAATACTGTTTGGGTACCTGAGTATGCCCGTGAGTATTGCAGCAAATTAACAGAGCCGTGCACATGGCAGGACGAAATCAATATGTTCAGAGGGCAGTTGGATCTTGAGAATCAACTGCTAGGAAGTGCAAATAAACTCCTCATCTGTGATACTACGTTTATAACCGTAAAGATCTGGAGTGATTATATGTTCGGAAAGGCTCCGGAAGAAGTGCTGTACAAGCTCCCGCGTCATCCTTACGATTTTTATCTGCTAATGGATATAGATTTGCCATGGATGGACGATCCTCTGCGCGATTTTCCACATCTTAGAGAATACTTCATGGACGTTTGGCATAAAGAACTTAGAGAATTAAATGCATCTTATGTGGTAGTATCAGGCAGCAGTGATACCCGTGTTAACAATGCCATCGCCGCTGTGGATAAATATCTGCATTGTTAA
- the pnuC gene encoding nicotinamide riboside transporter PnuC: MILCETTFWRLFWNQLVETSALEWTGTITGFLCVYLAAKQHILNWPVSIISVAAYAVLFYDYRLYGDAVLQLYFLSTAVYGWYYWIKRKEQHKKPVVSLHTEGYVMVVVSIAILSYILGLFLDHYTNSDVPYIDGACTAISFVAQFLMTRKVMQNWILWIIVDACYVPLYLYKQLALTAVLYLLFLFIATIGFIDWRRSWKTQKI; this comes from the coding sequence GTGATCCTCTGCGAAACTACTTTCTGGCGGCTTTTCTGGAATCAACTGGTCGAAACATCTGCTCTCGAATGGACGGGTACCATTACCGGCTTTTTATGTGTTTATCTTGCGGCGAAGCAGCACATATTGAACTGGCCTGTCTCTATAATCAGCGTTGCGGCTTATGCCGTCCTGTTTTACGATTATAGATTGTATGGCGATGCTGTCCTTCAGTTGTATTTCTTAAGCACGGCCGTTTACGGATGGTATTACTGGATTAAAAGGAAGGAGCAGCATAAGAAACCGGTAGTGTCTCTTCATACCGAAGGTTATGTAATGGTGGTGGTTTCTATAGCAATACTCTCTTATATTCTTGGCCTTTTCCTTGATCACTATACCAACAGCGACGTTCCTTATATAGATGGAGCCTGCACGGCCATTAGTTTCGTAGCGCAATTTTTAATGACACGGAAAGTAATGCAGAACTGGATCCTTTGGATTATTGTGGATGCTTGTTACGTTCCCTTATATTTATATAAGCAGCTTGCCTTAACGGCCGTTCTGTATTTATTGTTCCTGTTTATTGCAACAATAGGGTTTATTGACTGGAGAAGATCGTGGAAAACACAGAAAATATAA